In the genome of Mucilaginibacter sp. 14171R-50, the window AGCTAAAAAATGTTTTGTAAATGAGATCGATCGTTCGTGGTGTTGTTATCGTACTGTGCATGTTTGTGGCTTTTAATGCATCGGCACAAAAGAAAAAGAAGGATGTTACCCAGTTTGTCGACCCTTTTATAGGTACCGGTGGGCACGGTCATACTTATCCCGGGGCGGTTGCCCCTTTTGGGATGGTACAGTTAAGTCCGGATACCCGTTTGGAAGGCTGGGACGGCGTTTCGGGATACCATTATACCGACAGCCTGGTTTATGGTTTTTCGCACACGCATCTAAGCGGTACCGGTATAGCCGACTTGTGCGATGTATTATTTATGCCGACCACCGGCCAACCACAACTAAAAAACACTGACTATCGCTCGGGCTTTAAAAAAAAGAACGAAGACGCTTCCCCGGGCTACTACGCTACCAAACTTGATAAATACAATATAGATGTTGAACTAACAGCCACAACCCGCGTAGGTGTTCATAAATATGATTATAACGGCGCCCAGCAAGGTAATATCATCATCGACCTGCAACACCGAGACGAGGTGCTCGATTCGTGGATAGAGGTTGTTAACGACCACGAGATACGTGGTTTCCGTCGTTCAAAATCATGGGCTACAGACCAGCACCTGTACTTTTACGCCAAGTTCTCCAAGCCGTTTAAAACCTACGGCATTGCGCTGAATGATGCGGTTCAACCGGGCCAAAGCAAATTACAGGGCAAGAATATAAAAATGTACATCACTTTTGACGATCCGGGTACGGTTATTTCAAAGGTTGGTATCTCGTCAGTAAGCGCCGAGGGTGCATTGAAAAATCTGGATACCGAAATGCCCGATTTCGACTTTAAAAAGATATTAAAGGCAACAAAATTCGCCTGGAACGAGGAACTTTCAAAAATACAGGTTGAAGGGGGTGCGCCCCCCCTCGCGCAGCAAAAACAGGCCAATTCTATATATAATCCTTACGGTTATCGCGTCCCTGTGCCTAAAAAGAAACAGATGGAAGTGCCTGATGTGGGTAAGTTAAAGCAGATCATGTTTTATACTGCACTGTACCATTGCATGGTTGCGCCAAGTATTTACAATGATGTGGATGGGCAGTATCGCGGGCTGGATCAAAAGATCCACACTGCAACAGGATTTAACTACTATACAGCATTTTCGTTGTGGGATACCTACCGCGCCGAAAACCCTCTGCTAAACCTGATTGACCGTAAACGTACTTCCGACTTTATAAAAACCTTTTTGGCGGTTTATGAACAGGGCGGGCTGTTACCCATCTGGCCATTGGCAACTACCGAAACCTATTGCATGGTGGGCAACCACTCTATACCGGTTATTGTAGATGCGTATGCAAAGGGCATACGCGATTTTAACGCCGAAGAAGCCTTTACCGCCATGAAGGCCGCTGTAAACCGCAACCAGTTTGGGCTGGATAACTACCGCGAAACGGGCGCTGTAAACGCCGATGTTGAGCACGAATCTGTTTCAAAGACACTGGATTATGCTTTTGACGACTGGTGTATAGCCCAAATGGCCAAAATGCTGAACAAACCGCAGGATTACGCCGAATACATAAAGCGCGCGCAATACTGGAAAAACGTGCATAACAACCAAAACGGCTTTATGCAGGCCAGGGATAACGGCGGCTGGTATACTCCTTTTGAACCTACCGAGATCAATAACAACTACACCGAGGGCAACGCGTGGCAATACAGCTTTTTAGTGCCGCAGGATGTTGAGGGGCTGATAAAAAGCCTGGGCGGTAAGGCCGGTTTTGAAACTAAACTGGACGAACTGTTCAGCACTAACGCGCCGTTAAGCGGTCGCCAGCAGGACGATGTTACCGGTTTGGTGGGCCAGTACGCGCATGGCAACGAGCCAAGTCACCATATAGCCTACCTCTACAATTTTACCGATGCCCCGGATAAAACGCAGTATTATGTAAACAAGATATTGCGCGAACAGTACAGCGCCAAACCCGACGGATTATCCGGCAATGAGGATTGCGGACAAATGTCGGCCTGGTATGTAATGAGTTCGCTGGGGATATATAATATTGCCCCCGGGCAGCAGCAATACCAGATAGGTACACCGCAGTTCGAGAAAATGGTTATCAATCTGGAGAATGGTAAGAAATTTACCATCAGCAATCCGGGTGCTACGGTTGGTCGCGGTAATTTTTATGTGCAAGGCATGAACCTTAATAAAAAGCCGTACAACAAGTTGTACATCAACTACGAAGATGTTGAAAAAGGCGGTGATTTTGAGGTATTTACAGGCAGGCTTGCCAATAAACTGTTTATGCAGGAACTGGAGAAACCGACCTCGAAGATAACGGATGATCTGATCGTGCCTAACCCATATATCATATCGGGTACTAAAACATTTAAGCAGTCTATTACAGTTGAAATAGCCTGCGCGGACAGCCTCGCTAAGATCTATTACACGCTGGATGGTACCACCCCGACCGAAAACTCAACCCCGTACACTAAACCTATAGCCATAATGGTTAATACTAACGTTAAGGCGATAGCTGTTAAAGACGGCAAAAGCAGTTTTGTAGACAAGGCCGAGTTCACCAAAATACGCGGCGACATCAAGCTTACGCTGATCAATAAGTACCTGCCGAACTATTCAGCACAAGGGGATGAGACCCTGATAAACGGCATACACGGCACCGCTAACTGGCGCTTAGGCAACTGGCAGGGCTACCAGAATAAAGACTTGGAAGCGGTAATAGATATGGGGCAGGTGAAACCTGTTAAACAAGTGAGTATTGGTACCTTACAGGATGCACGGTCGTGGATAGTTTTTCCGCCTAAGGTGGAGTACTGGCTGTCTGACGATGGTAAAAATTACAAGCTGGCCGCAACGGTAAACACAAAGGTGGATGTAAAAGACCTTACCGTACAAACCCAGGAATTTACCGCGCAGATAAACAAAAAAACAAGGTATATAAAACTGATAGCCAAGCAGTACGGAGCTTTACCTGAATGGCACGAAAGCAAAGGCAGCGCATCATATATCTTTGCAGATGAGATAACGGTAGAATAATATGGGCTACGATGAAAAGCAAGCAAACCGGGTTCGCGAGGCCTTAATAGATGCCGGCGACTTAACTGAAAAGCACATGTTTGGCGGCTTGTGTTTTATGGTTGATGATAAGATGTGCATCTGCGTACGCAACGCCAACCTGCTGTGCCGGGTAGGCCCGGATGAATTTGAAACAGCCTTAGAAAAACCAGGCGCAAGCACCATGAAGATGGGCGCCCGGACTATGAAAGGTTACGTGTATGTTGAGGAAGAATTTTTGCGAAAAAGTGAAGACTTTGATTACTGGATAAACGCTTCGCTGAGATATAATAAAGTAGCAAAAAAACTTAAAAAAACTTGACTTTTTTCCGGGTTTTTCTGGCGAAATTTTACTTTTCCCAGCCTGTTTCTTTAAGCGCCGGGTCATTCTCTTTTGCCAGGAAATCGTTGTTAGAAAGTGAGCCGGCATCCCATTCCAAAATGGCTTCGTCGGGTACAATTTCTACGGGTGTTTTCCACGAGGTGGAGGTTTCATTGTAAGCAATGTTCGACTGCCGCGAGTAGCACGATATAACAGACCAGCGAGGCCCGTCAGATAAGTTAGCTTCTGACCGGTGCAACAGGTTGCTATGGAACAGCAGGGCATCGCCGGGTTGCAGTTCGCAATACACCAGTGGCATAGTTTGCAGGGCGTTGTTTACCATTACCATATCGGCCCCTACCTGCTCACCGGCAAAACCGTGGTTTACCCGCCCTAACTTGTGCGACCCTTTTATTACCTGCAGGCAGCCATTCTCTTTATTTGCGTTGGTAAGCGCTACCATGACGCTCATCAACTGGTCCGGAAACATAAACTGGTTCTTGTACCAGTAGCCATAATCCTGGTGCCACTCCCAGGCCCCGCCTACCCTCGGCTCCTTCTGCATCAGCTTTGAATGGAAATGGCAAACCGGTGCATCGCCATCCAGCAGCTGGTTAACGGGTGTTATCATCTTTTGGCTTCGGGTTAAATAGCCAAACACATCATTACCCGGTGTAAACCATAGCGATAAGCGTGTTTTTTTGCCGCTCTGGTCATTCAGGTCGAGCGCGTTCTTGCGCATGGCATCGTCATTTAGCGCGGTGCTGTATAGCTTTTCGACCTCGGCAGCCGAACAAAAGTCCTTCACTATGAGGTAGCCATCGCGGTGATAATCGCTTAGTTGCTGCGCGGATAACGGTTTATTTGTCATGATTTGTTTTAACTGGTCAGTAAATTTAAGCAAGTAATTGTCAAATTACCATACCGCATTAGGGGGCAATTGCTAAATAACTACATTAGCGCGGTGAAACTCTACATCAAAAATATGGTGTGCAGCCGTTGCAAAATGGTTGTAAAGGCCGAACTTGAAAAAGCCGGTCTGCACCCTACATCGGTAGAATTGGGCGAAGTAGACCTGAGCGACGAGCCGGATAAAACAGCTGTAACGGGTTTGAATGATAACCTGAAGTTACTGGGTTTCGAGATCATAGACGATCGCAAAAGCCGGATCATAGAGCAAATAAAAAACGCGATAGTTACCCTGATCCACCATACTGACGAATTTTTGAACCTGAATTTGTCTGAATACCTCTCCACGCAGTTAAACTACGATTACGGATACCTCAGCAACCTGTTCTCGGAAGTGGAAGGTACCACTATCGAGAAATACTTTATCGCCCAAAAAATTGAGAAGGTTAAAGAGCTGATGATGTACGACGAACTCACCTTATCGCAAATTGCAAACCAGCTTGGTTATAGCAGCGTGGCTTATCTCTCTTCTCAATTTAAAAAACAAACCGGCCTTACGCCTACGTTTTACCGAGCTTTAAAAGAAAATAAGCGCCGCAACATCGAAGACCTGTAAATGTTATAAGTCTTTCCAGTAATTATGTAACGTCTCCGCGCGGCCCTGTTGGTACCTTTGTGTTATAAATTTAAAAATCATGACACATACGTATAATATAACCGGCATGACCTGCACAGGTTGCCAGGCAAAAGTACAATCATTGTTATCAGGCGTTCCGGAAGTAACCGGGGTGAATATCAACCTGGCCGAAGGCAAAGCCGACATTAGCATGAGCCGCCATGTAGACACGCAAACCCTGCAAGCGGCATTGGCACCATACCCTAAATATACCCTAACGGAAGCGCAGCACCCTGCCCCTGTACCATCATTTAGTTTGGATGATGAGGACAAGCGTTCGTTTTGGGAAACTTATAAGCCGGTGCTGCTCATATTCGGCTATGTATCGCTGCTTTCGGTGTTGGTTTCAGCTACTTTCGGCCTTGGCTGGATGGCAGGCATGCGCATATTTATGAGCGGTTTCTTCCTGGTGTTCTCGTTCTTTAAAATGCTTGATATAGCCGGTTTCGCGGATAGTTATGCCATGTATGACCTTTTAGCAAAAAAGATAAGGGCATGGGGCTACATCTATGTATTTATCGAACTGGCATTGGGTATAGCCTACGCTATAAACTTTAACCCATTTATTACCAACATTGTAACGCTTGTGGTAATGAGCGTAAGTACAATTGGTGTGCTGCAAAGCGTACTAAACAAACGCAAGATAAAATGTGCCTGCCTGGGCGCGGTTTTTAACCTTCCTATGAGCACCGTTTCCATTATTGAAGACGCTTTAATGATAGCCATGAGCGCGGTTATGCTTGCAATGCTTTAAAAATGTATGGTAAAATCAGTGTGGCCTTCAGCTATGGTCTTTAGCGAAAATTCGAAGCCGTGATTAAGCATTATCTCGCGCACCAAGGTTAGCCCTATGCCCTGCCCGTCTCTTTTGGTGCTGTAAAATGGCGTAAAAAGCTGCTTGCTTTGTTCGTTGCTGATGCCCTTCCCTGTATCGGTTATGGTTAATTTGCGGCCGCGGGCATCAACCGTAAAAGTTACCACGCCATCAGCTTCAATAGCTTCGATGGCGTTTTTTACGATATTGATCAGCGCCTGTTCCATCTGCTGCACATCGGCCATAATTATGACCGGTTGTTCAGTGGGATGGTATACCAGCGATATCTGCCGTTCATGCGCCTTTATCTGCATCAGCTCTATAACCGAGTTTAGCAGGTGGTTCAGGTCGGTTTGTTTTTTATTGGCATCCGGCAGCTTCACCAGGTCGGCGAAGTTTCGCATAAAGTGGTTAAGGTTCTGGTTTCTGTCAAAAGCAACCTGCAAAGCGTTGTTCAGCTGGCTGTCGGGTTCGTGCTGCCATAATTCACCGCTTTTTAATGCCGACTGGATAATGGAATTAACCGGGCCAATGGTGTTGTTTACCTCATGCGCCATCATGCGTATCACCTTGCCATAAGTATTCTTCTCTGCCGCCAGTATTTCGGCGGTAAGTTCTTCCATCATTATAAAATTCCGCTGAAAGCCCCTGTCTATAAAGTGCGATTTTTGAAGCTTATAAGTGGTTACGCCGCTTAGCTTTACAGTTATGGTTTCGCCGGCTTTAAGCAGCTTTGCCTGTTTAAACAGAGGGTGCTGCAGCTCATTGATGTTATTGCCTATAAGCTCTTTTTCATCAAGCCCTAATATTGCCAGCGCCTTTGGGTTTAACTGTTGTATACGCTCGTCGTGATCCAGAATGATGATACCGGTGGGCGACGTATAGATAAGCTTCTCCAGAAAAAAGTGCTGTTCTTCCTGTTGTGTGCGCTCGGTTCTTAATTCGTCTATCATTTGGTTATATACGTTTATCAGCTGGTCTACCTCGTGCTTGCCCGTAGGTAAAAATTTTACATTAAAATCGCGGTCCTTCAGTGCCTCTATGCCCTGCAACAGCATTTTTATAGGGCGTATCAGCTGTCCATATAAATTAATGGCTATTACTAACGATACAATTATAAATACCTCGGATATGATAAAGAAAACCCTGTCCTTATCAAAAATGTAAAAGGTAAGCCCCAGCGTTAGCAGGTGTAATATGGTAACAAACAGGATGTACTTAGTCCTCAGCTTCATCGTAAGGTATCTCAAACTTATCTAACCGGCGGTACAACGCGCTGCGGGTAAGGCCGAGGGCTGTAGCAGCTTTAGCCACCTTGTTTTTGTGATAAAGCATAGCTTTTTTTATCATCTCAATTTCCATTTCTTCTAACGTAATGGTACCTACTGCCGGCACCCTTGCATCGCCTTTTTTGGCGGGCGCTTGTTCCAGTTGCGATCTAAAATCATCAATATCCAGTTCGTTGGCCTTACTTACCAATATGGAACGTTCTACCAGGTTCTTCAACTGGCGTATGTTACCGGGCAAAGGCAGATGCTGCAGCCACTTCATGGCGCTTTTTGATACCGTTAGCGCAGGGCGGTTGTATATCTGTTTAAGATTGTTAATAAAAAAGTTAACCAGCAGCGGTATATCTCCCGGCCGTTCGCGCAGCGATGGCAGCGTAATAGTGATCAGGTTTATGCGGTACAGCAGGTCCTCGCGGAAACCGCCGCTGCTCACCATTTGATTCAGGTTTTTATTGGTGGCGCAAACCACCCTTACATCAACTGTTTTGGTGCGGCTGCTGCCCAATACCTCGTATGTCCTATCCTGCAATACGCGCAGTAATTTTACCTGGCTGCCCGCATCCAGATCGCCTATTTCGTCTAAAAAAATGGTGCCCTTGTTAGCCAGTTCAAAACGGCCAACCCTGTCAAAGCGCGCGTCGGTAAAGGCGCCGCGTATATGGCCAAACATTTCGCTCTCGAAAAGTGAGGTGGAAATACCGCCCAGGTTAACCTTTATAAAAGGCTTATTGGCGCGCAGGCTGTTTTGGTGCACCGCTTCGGCTATCAGCTCCTTACCCGTACCGCTTTCGCCCATTATCAATATGGAGGCGTCGGTACCGGCAACACGGCCAATAGTTTCCAATATCTGCAGCATCCGCGGGTCTTCGCCAATAATATGCTGAAAGTTATATTCTTTATCCAGCTGTTTGCGGGTGCGGTTCACGGCGGTCTTATCCTGCAAGTCTATCAGCGTTTTTACCGATTGCAGCAGGTGGCCGTTATCCCAGGGCTTATTTATAAAATCGTTGGCGCCTAACTTCATGCCCTGTACGGCCAGGGCTATGCTGCCCCAGCCGGTAATTAATATAACGGGTATTGCCGGTTCTATCTTTTTGATCTGCGCCAGCAAAGCCATACCCTCCTCGCCGGATGTACTGATCGAAAAATTAAGGTCGAGGATGATGAGCCCGGGCTTGTTTTCCTTGACCTGCCGAAGCGCTTCGGCAGGGGTTTCGGCGCCAGCTACCTCATACTTATGGCTTTTCAGCAGCAGCAGCAGCGAGGTGCGTACAGCAATGTCATCATCAATAACCAGGATCATATGGTCAAATCTAAAATATTATTCTTCATGTAAAGCAACTGCCGGTAAAATTGCCGATGCCTGTTTGCCTGGGTATAACGAACATATTAAAACCAGCAGGTAAATAAATATTACAGCTAAAAGCATTGCCACCAGGTAAACGCCTGCAGGCAAGTCAAATACATTCAGCAACGGGAACTGTATCGCGAAAAAAGCCCCGATGATAAGCGATAAGGTAGCCAGTATAATAGCCTCGCTCACCAGCTGGGCCGAAACCGAACTGCCGGGCGCACCAACAGCCCTGCGCAGCCCGATCTCGCCGCGGCGTTTATTAATATTATACCATAACACCCCAAAAATACCCAGGGCAACATTGATGATAAGAAATGCTGCTACGATTGAGAGTATGATAAGCGGCACCAGCGTAAACTTGTTGTAGGCTACCAGTTTATTATCCAGGTGCTCTATCTCGATGTTAGATTTTTTAAGCCTTCCGGCCATCAACTTATACAGTTTTCCTTCAAACGCCGCATCAGCCTGCGGGGCAACCTTTACCAGTATCTTACCCATCCACTTGTACGCGGCTGTATCCTGCAAATTATAAAGGCCATAAGTTGGCGACTGGTAATCGCCGTCGGTTTTAATATCGTCTATCACGCCGATGATCTTTCTTTTGTCTTCGGCTTTATCGCCAAACGTTTTGCCAACAGCCTCGGCTTTGCCAAAAACCTTTTCTTTGAGCATTTTATTGATGACCAGTATCTTCGTGGTGGATGCCCTATCAGCTTTGTTATACCAACGGCCTGCAAGCATTTTAGCGCCCATTACATCCAGGTAATTTTCGTCCATAAAAAAATTGTTAACGTTATGTACCTCAATGCCATTGCTGGTTAAGCCGGTGCTCATGTGGTTATTGGAGAACGGAATATTTGAACTGGCGTAACCGGCATCAACCACCAGCGGCATCGATTTTATATCGCGCAGCAGGTTTTGATATACCAAAGTTACCGAATCGGGGTTGTTGGTTTCCAGCGTGTGGTTGTAGCTAATAGCCCAAACATGGTTATAGTTAAAACCCATTGGCTTAGCGTAGTTATTATACGAGTTAAGCGCAAAGCTGAACACCGCAAATATGACAAGGAACGATAGCAGGATCTCTACAATAAGCAGCGAGTTTTGCTTTTTTTTATTCCATATCATTTTAAATAAATGCTTGAACATAATATTGTTTATTTAAGGTTGATAATTTTATTAGGCCTTTAAAGCCGTTACTACATTTAGTTTTGACATACGCCAGGCGGGATAAACGCCAGACAGCAAACCAAAAATGATACAGGTAAGTATGGTGTAGCCCAGCACCGTAAAGTTTAAACCCAGGTTAAGGTTAGCTATAAGCCTGGCCTGGTTAATAAAGTACATTACCACTAAGGATAATACCACGCCTATTGTGCCGCCTAAGAACGTCAGGATGAGGTTTTCGACCAGAAACTGATATACCAGTGTTTTGGATGATGCCCCAAAGGCCTTACGCACCCCTATTTCTGACGAACGTTCCATGATCCGGGTAATATTTACATTTACCAGGTTTAAGGTGGGCAGCAGCATAATGAACAGCGCGAACAGGGTTATAGCTGTTATGGCATAAACCATTCCGGACCGTGTTTCGTTGCCGGTGCGCACATAACCTTCTATGTATGAATCGGCATGGCTGTAAAGATGGTCCCACTCTTTACCCGGTATAGGTAGCTTAGCTACTATTCCGTCGTATTCCTTTTTCATTTTAGGCACATCCGCGCTGGTTTTAGCCAGCACTATGGCGTTGTAATTGCCCATATATCCTTTATCGGCATCAAGCCTGGTCTTAGATGTGGTGATAGGCAGGAATATATCTGCATATAGCAGATACGATGTTATTGGCAGGCTTTTTACCACGCCGCATACCCGGTATTTGATATCATCGGCTTCGATATATTTGCCAACCGCAGGGGTATCATCGTCGCCGAAATACTCCTTCTTCATATCCTCAGATATAACAGTAACGCGTTCGGCATTATCTTCCTGCTGTTTGCTGAAGGGCTTACCCTCTATGAAATCAAAATCGAGCACTTCCCAAAAAGCAGCGTTAGCATATTTATAGTTGATTACGATCTTACGGTTATTGACGTAAGTATTGGTAGAACCAAACCCCGATGAAATAGCCACCTTTACAGGTGTTTTCATTTTACTAATGTAATGGTCGATGTAATAATAGCTTAACCCGCTCGAGTTCATTGATTCTTTTCCGCGTAACTCCATCCTGCTGATATACAGCGAGCGGTCGCGTTTTTTATCGGGGTAATTATCGTTTACCACCTTATCAATAAAGGCGGTCATAACCATCAAAATGGTTATGGTAAAGCTAATGCCGAACAGGCTCAGAAAAGTAAAGAACTTTCTGCGCATCAATACCGCAATGGCTATTTTAAAGTAATTTTTTAACATGATCTTTTTTGTTTAGGCTGATGAATTATTGAACCTGCGAACCATCGAACAACCTTACCAAACGGTGGGTTTTCTGGGCCATGTTTTCGTCGTGGGTAACCATTACTATGGTGGTGCCCTCGTTACGGTTAAGCTGTAACAGGATATCCATTATCTCGTTACCCATTGCGCTATCCAGGTTACCGGTAGGCTCATCGGCCAGTATAATTTCCGGGCGGCCTACAATGGCACGGGCAATGGCCACACGCTGGCGCTGCCCGCCCGATAACTGTTTGGGGAAATGCTTTAATCGGTTACTTAGCCCTACTTTTTCCAACGCTTCGGTAGCCAGTTGCCTGCGCTCTTTAGCCGTGGTATCGCGATATAATAAAGGCAGTTCTACGTTATCTATCACTTGCAGGTCGCCTATCAGGTGGTAGCTCTGGAATATAAAGCCCAGCTTTTGGTTGCGAAACTTAGCCAGCTGCTTGTCCTTAAGATTATTAGTGGTTTGGTCGGCTATGTTAATGCTGCCTTTTGAGGGCATATCCAATAAGCCCATAATGTTCAGCAAAGTACTTTTGCCGCAGCCCGAAGGGCCCATTATAGATAAAAATTCGCCTTTGGCAACCTCAAGGTTTATGCCGTTAAGGGCCAGTGTTTCAATAGTATCTGTACGATATACTTTTTGAATGTTTTGTAGTTTTATCATGTGAGTTAAGTTATAATTATGATTTTATTTATAGGTTATTTTCTGATTTTTTTCAAAGTCGTAAAGGGATAGATAACGCAACTGGTAGTAAGCGCCCCAGAAGTCGCGCAGGGCGGCCACATAGTCGCGTTTAGCGCGGTCATTCTCTTCAAAGGCTATGCTCAGGTCGGTTATGCTCAGGTCGCCCAAAACATATCTTTCGCGGGCTATCTGGTATTTTTCTGAGGCAATGCTATCTGCCTGGGCGGTAAACACCAGCTGATCCTTCATCATATTAAACAGTGTTACCTGCGTTACTATCTGTTGCTTAAAGGTCTGTTTATCCTGTTCAACAGCATATTCGGTAAACTGCTCGTTGGCCTGTGCTGTCTTTACCCTGGATTTTGAGCGCCCCCAGTCCATCACCGGTATCGAGAACTTAAGCTCGAGCAGCTGCTGGTTTTGGGGCGATTTATAAACATCAAATACATTTTGAGCGCTGTTTGAAAAGCCCAGGTTTGCTGTAAGTGTTGCAACCAGCCCGCTTTGCCCTTTGGCTTTGGCCACATCGCGTTTTGCCTCGGCCAGCCGGCGCACAAAGGCTATAGCATCCGACCGGTTAGCAAAGGCTTCTGTTAAAACCTTATCTGCCGATACATTCATGTTAATAGACGAGCCCGGTATTTCGAGCGCTATCTTATCGTCGCCCTCTACCCCTGTGTAGCTGCGCAGGTTTAAGG includes:
- a CDS encoding ABC transporter permease yields the protein MLKNYFKIAIAVLMRRKFFTFLSLFGISFTITILMVMTAFIDKVVNDNYPDKKRDRSLYISRMELRGKESMNSSGLSYYYIDHYISKMKTPVKVAISSGFGSTNTYVNNRKIVINYKYANAAFWEVLDFDFIEGKPFSKQQEDNAERVTVISEDMKKEYFGDDDTPAVGKYIEADDIKYRVCGVVKSLPITSYLLYADIFLPITTSKTRLDADKGYMGNYNAIVLAKTSADVPKMKKEYDGIVAKLPIPGKEWDHLYSHADSYIEGYVRTGNETRSGMVYAITAITLFALFIMLLPTLNLVNVNITRIMERSSEIGVRKAFGASSKTLVYQFLVENLILTFLGGTIGVVLSLVVMYFINQARLIANLNLGLNFTVLGYTILTCIIFGLLSGVYPAWRMSKLNVVTALKA
- a CDS encoding ABC transporter ATP-binding protein, which gives rise to MIKLQNIQKVYRTDTIETLALNGINLEVAKGEFLSIMGPSGCGKSTLLNIMGLLDMPSKGSINIADQTTNNLKDKQLAKFRNQKLGFIFQSYHLIGDLQVIDNVELPLLYRDTTAKERRQLATEALEKVGLSNRLKHFPKQLSGGQRQRVAIARAIVGRPEIILADEPTGNLDSAMGNEIMDILLQLNRNEGTTIVMVTHDENMAQKTHRLVRLFDGSQVQ